The genomic window CAACGCGGCCTTGGCACGGCCGGTCACTAGGGTGTCCGAGGAGCGCTGAGTCAGGGTGGTATTGCCCATCACCTCAAGCTCGTTGACGATGTTGCGGACGTTGTCCACGCCGGCCACGATCTTTTCGATCAGCTGTTTGTCCTGCAAGTTCGGCACTTCACCGGTCAGCAGCACCTGGCGGTTGTAGCTGGTCACATTCACGTGCACCCGCTCGCCCAAGTTTTCGCGAATGCGGCTGGCAGCGCGGAGCTCAATGCCCTCGTCTTCCACCAAGCTGCCGGAGGTGCGGCGATCGGTCGCCACCAAACCGGTACCGACAAAGGCGCCGCCCACCACGAGAGGGAAGCAGCCGCTCAGGCTGACAGCCACCAAGGTGCCGAGGGCTAGGCGTTGAAGAAGTTGTTTCATGTTTAGGGTTCCTGTTCACCGAGTAATTGGGCATCCACCGCATCACAGATGCAATGCAGTGTGAGGATGTGGACTTCTTGGATGCGGGCCGTCCGGTCGTGCGGCACGCAGATATGGACATCGGTATCGCGCAATAGTTGCGCCATCTTGCCGCCGGATTTGCCGGTCAGCCCGACCACCACCATTTCACGCTCATGGGCGGCTTCAATCGCAGCCAGCACATTGGCAGAGTTGCCGCTGGTCGAGATGGCCAACAACACATCGCCGGGGGCACCCAGCGCGCGCACCTGGCGCGAGAAAATGACATTGAAGTCATAGTCGTTAGCGATCGCCGTCATGATGGAACTGTCGGTGGTGAGCGCAATCGCGCCCAGCTCTGGCCGTTCGCGCTCGAACCGCCCGACAAACTCTGCCGCGAAGTGCTGGGCATCCGCCGCCGAGCCCCCGTTGCCGCAGGCCAATACTTTGCCGCCACTGGTCACACACGCCAGCATGGCTTGCACCGCATCTGCAATCGGTTTGCTCAGTGTCTGGGCAGCCTGGTATTTGAGGTCGGCACTGTCGATAAAGTGTTGTTGTATACGTTGTTCCAGCATGGGCGGCATGATACCGCGCAGCGTATAAACCCTGATGTCTGAGCCTTGTCAGGGCGATCAGGATGCATCGAAGGCGGCGCGCAACCACTCGACCGCGTCGCCGTCCATCACCACCACATCAAACCGACACGAAGGAACGGTGCGCAACTGCAGCAAGTAATGCCTTGCGGCAAAGATGATGCGGCGCTGTTTGACATGCCCCACGCTGGCAGCGGCCCCTCCATGGTCGGTGCGGCTGCGTTTGCGCACCTCGACAAACACCAGGGTGCCGTCGCGGTCACGCATGATCAGGTCGATCTCGCCACCGCCCCGCCCGGGGGTCCGATAATTGCGGGCAACGAATTGCAGCCCCTTGGCTTGCAAAAAACCCGACGCCCGCTCCTCCGCCGCATCGCCCACTTGTTTGGTCGTGCGGGAAGCGGGTCGTGATGGAAGTAAGCCCAGTACGAGTGCGTCTTTTTCTTCAGCCATCCAAGCCGCCAAAGATGCGGCCGGTGCGCAGCATTATCCGCAAGGCTGCTTGTATGTCGTCGCCACGCCCATCGGCAACCTGGCCGACATCACCCTGCGTGCCCTGCATGTACTAGGACTTGCCGATTGCATTGCCTGTGAAGACACACGCCACACCCAGCAGATGCTGCGCGCCTACGGCATCGACAAAGCGGGCTCGGCCCTGCTGGCCGTGCACCAGCACAACGAGACCGAGGCTGCACAGACCGTGATCGCCCGCCTGCGGGAAGGCCAACGTGTCGCCTATGTGAGCGACGCCGGCACACCCGGTGTGAGCGACCCCGGGGCAAGGCTGGTGGCGCAAGTGCGGGCGCAAGGTTTACGCGCTGTTCCGCTGCCGGGGGCAAGCAGCGTGGTGACCGCTATTTCTGTGGCCGGACTGGTCGCCGCGGGCGAGGGCCATGGCGGTTTTGTGTTCCGGGGTTTTTTGTCCTCCAAAGCCACAGAGCGCGCCAACGAGGTCGCGGCGATAGCTGCGCAGCCCGACGCGGTGGTGCTGCTGGAGGCGCCGCACCGGCTGGAGGCACTGGCCAAGGCGCTTGCGCCCTTGGGCTCGCGCAAAGTCACGGTAGGCCGGGAACTGACCAAGCAGTTTGAAGAGGTGGCCATCGTGGATGCGAGCGAGTTCAGCGCTTGGTTGGCCGCAGATGCCAACCGCTTGCGAGGCGAGTTCGCGCTGGTCATTCACCCTGCGGCTGCAGCCGCCAGCACGGCGGATGACCGCGTCTTGAGTTTGCTGCTGGAGCAACTGCCACTCAAATCGGCGGTGAAGCTGGCAGCAGATATCACCGGCGAACCGCGCAACGCACTGTACGAGCGCGCCCTGCTGCTCAAGCAGGGCTCTGGCAGCGAAGACTAGGCCGTAGCAGCCTGCCAGGCCTGCACATAGGCACTGGCACGCTCGTGGACTTGCGCCGCTGTGACGCCCGGCGCAAACAACTGGCTGCCGATGCCGAAGCCGGTGGCGCCGGCTTTAACCCATGGTCCGATGCTCTCGGGGGTGATGCCGCCCACCGGCCAAAGATCGGTCCCAGCGGGAACCACGGATTTGAGCGCCTTCAAGCCGCCGTGCCCGAGCGACTCCGCGGGGAACAACTTGAGGGCATGCGCGCCAGCGGCCAAGGCGGCAAAAGCTTCGGTCGGTGTTGCCACACCGGGGGACGCCAGCATGCCCAACTCCACCGCACGGCGGATCACCGCCGGATCGCAGTTGGGAGAGACCATCAAGCGGCCGCCGGCCGCATGCACCGCGTCCACATGCGCAACCGTGAGCATGGTTCCACCGCCAATAAGGGCATCAGCCGGCAATCCAGCTGCGAGAGCTGCTATACATTCGATAGCGCCGGGGCGATTCAAGGGCACTTCGAGGCTCCGGAAGCCTGCTTGGTACAAGGCCTGGCCGATATCCAAAGCCTCTTCGGGCGTGAGCCCACGCAAAATGGCAATCAAAGGCATGTGGCGGGCTTGCGCCAACAAT from Rhodoferax potami includes these protein-coding regions:
- a CDS encoding YraN family protein, with protein sequence MAEEKDALVLGLLPSRPASRTTKQVGDAAEERASGFLQAKGLQFVARNYRTPGRGGGEIDLIMRDRDGTLVFVEVRKRSRTDHGGAAASVGHVKQRRIIFAARHYLLQLRTVPSCRFDVVVMDGDAVEWLRAAFDAS
- a CDS encoding phosphoheptose isomerase gives rise to the protein MLEQRIQQHFIDSADLKYQAAQTLSKPIADAVQAMLACVTSGGKVLACGNGGSAADAQHFAAEFVGRFERERPELGAIALTTDSSIMTAIANDYDFNVIFSRQVRALGAPGDVLLAISTSGNSANVLAAIEAAHEREMVVVGLTGKSGGKMAQLLRDTDVHICVPHDRTARIQEVHILTLHCICDAVDAQLLGEQEP
- a CDS encoding BON domain-containing protein, which gives rise to MKQLLQRLALGTLVAVSLSGCFPLVVGGAFVGTGLVATDRRTSGSLVEDEGIELRAASRIRENLGERVHVNVTSYNRQVLLTGEVPNLQDKQLIEKIVAGVDNVRNIVNELEVMGNTTLTQRSSDTLVTGRAKAALVDAKDLFASAFKLTTERGTVYVMGRVTAREAKRATDIISGVSGVARVVRILEIISEEELARTLPQPAEPAKK
- the rsmI gene encoding 16S rRNA (cytidine(1402)-2'-O)-methyltransferase, with product MQAAKDAAGAQHYPQGCLYVVATPIGNLADITLRALHVLGLADCIACEDTRHTQQMLRAYGIDKAGSALLAVHQHNETEAAQTVIARLREGQRVAYVSDAGTPGVSDPGARLVAQVRAQGLRAVPLPGASSVVTAISVAGLVAAGEGHGGFVFRGFLSSKATERANEVAAIAAQPDAVVLLEAPHRLEALAKALAPLGSRKVTVGRELTKQFEEVAIVDASEFSAWLAADANRLRGEFALVIHPAAAAASTADDRVLSLLLEQLPLKSAVKLAADITGEPRNALYERALLLKQGSGSED
- a CDS encoding 2-dehydro-3-deoxy-6-phosphogalactonate aldolase gives rise to the protein MSSVFPLLAQARHMPLIAILRGLTPEEALDIGQALYQAGFRSLEVPLNRPGAIECIAALAAGLPADALIGGGTMLTVAHVDAVHAAGGRLMVSPNCDPAVIRRAVELGMLASPGVATPTEAFAALAAGAHALKLFPAESLGHGGLKALKSVVPAGTDLWPVGGITPESIGPWVKAGATGFGIGSQLFAPGVTAAQVHERASAYVQAWQAATA